A single genomic interval of Solimonas sp. K1W22B-7 harbors:
- a CDS encoding molybdopterin oxidoreductase family protein, whose amino-acid sequence MSEEVHYGACNLCEAICGLEFRVRDGKIVSIRGDEQDPLSRGHICPKAVALQDLHEDPDRLRRPLKRIGERWEEVSWDQALDEIADRLVAIQQQHGPNSIAAYLGNPSVHNWGNLTHSAALFGPLKTRSRYSATSVDQLPHQLVAYWMYGHQLLLAVPDIDRSQYILMLGANPMASNGSLWTVPDFRNRLKAMQARGGRLVLIDPRRTETAEVADEHHFVRPGSDAALLLALVNVVLNEGLAKPDRLAAFTDGLQQAAEAVRSCTPERAAAVTGIDAASIRRIARDLAAAPAAAVYGRMGVSTQAFGTLCQWAIQLLNVATGNLDREGGMMFPQPALDLVKGGNTKPGHYDVWQTRVRGLPEFGGELPVSALAEEILTPGEGQVRALITIAGNPVMSTPNGRQLDQALGQLDFMVSVDTYLNETTRHADFILPPTGGLEHDHYDLIFHHFAVRNTARYSPALFPKPKGALHDWEIFVKLGRRLRERLGQDSKGPLLKRISAKLKDEFLLRAPPHRILDLGLRMGSYGRKSPHKLSLAKLKRHPHGVDLGPLRQTLPQRLHGKSRRINAAPAAVLADLARFERDLMSQEASAPRPGELWLIGRRHVRSNNSWMHNSQRLVKGKPRHQLFMHPQDLASRGLADGQTVRISSRVGSVDIEVQATEDIMPGVVSLPHGWGHARAGAGVRMRIAQAQPGQSANDLTDDRALDALSGNAALNGVPVRVEAAAAQAA is encoded by the coding sequence ATGAGCGAGGAAGTCCACTACGGGGCCTGCAATCTCTGCGAGGCGATCTGCGGGCTCGAGTTCCGCGTCCGTGACGGCAAGATCGTCTCGATCCGCGGCGACGAGCAGGACCCGCTGTCGCGCGGGCACATCTGCCCCAAGGCGGTGGCGCTGCAGGACCTGCACGAAGACCCGGACCGCCTGCGCCGACCGCTGAAGCGCATTGGCGAGCGCTGGGAAGAAGTGAGTTGGGACCAGGCGCTGGACGAGATCGCCGACCGCCTGGTGGCGATCCAGCAACAGCACGGCCCCAACAGCATCGCCGCCTACCTGGGCAATCCCAGCGTCCACAACTGGGGCAACCTCACGCATAGCGCCGCCCTGTTCGGGCCGCTGAAGACGCGCAGCCGCTACTCCGCCACCTCCGTGGACCAGCTGCCGCACCAGCTGGTCGCCTACTGGATGTACGGTCACCAGCTGCTGCTGGCAGTGCCCGACATCGACCGCAGCCAGTACATCCTGATGCTCGGTGCCAATCCCATGGCGTCCAATGGCAGCCTCTGGACCGTGCCGGACTTCCGCAACCGCCTGAAGGCGATGCAGGCCCGCGGTGGCCGCCTGGTGCTGATCGACCCGCGCCGCACCGAGACCGCCGAGGTGGCCGACGAGCATCACTTCGTCCGCCCCGGCAGCGACGCCGCGCTGCTGCTGGCCCTGGTCAACGTGGTGCTCAACGAAGGGCTGGCGAAGCCCGATCGTCTGGCAGCCTTCACCGATGGCCTGCAGCAGGCCGCCGAGGCCGTGCGCAGCTGCACGCCGGAGCGGGCCGCCGCGGTCACCGGGATCGACGCCGCCAGCATCCGCCGCATCGCCCGCGACCTGGCCGCGGCCCCGGCGGCCGCGGTCTATGGCCGCATGGGCGTGTCGACACAGGCCTTCGGCACGCTGTGCCAGTGGGCGATCCAGTTGCTCAACGTCGCCACCGGCAACCTCGATCGCGAGGGCGGCATGATGTTTCCGCAGCCGGCGCTGGACCTGGTCAAGGGCGGCAACACCAAGCCCGGGCACTACGATGTCTGGCAGACCCGCGTGCGCGGCCTGCCGGAGTTCGGCGGCGAGCTGCCGGTATCGGCGCTGGCCGAGGAGATACTGACGCCCGGAGAGGGGCAGGTGAGGGCGCTGATCACCATTGCCGGCAACCCCGTGATGTCCACCCCCAATGGCCGCCAGCTCGACCAGGCCCTGGGCCAGCTCGACTTCATGGTGTCGGTGGACACCTACCTCAACGAAACCACGCGCCATGCCGATTTCATCCTGCCGCCCACCGGCGGGCTCGAGCACGATCACTACGACCTGATCTTCCACCACTTCGCGGTGCGCAACACCGCGCGCTACAGCCCGGCGCTCTTTCCCAAGCCCAAGGGCGCGCTGCACGACTGGGAGATCTTCGTGAAGCTGGGACGGCGCCTGCGCGAGCGGCTTGGCCAGGACAGCAAGGGGCCGCTGCTCAAGCGCATCAGCGCCAAGCTCAAGGACGAGTTCCTGCTGCGCGCGCCGCCGCACCGCATCCTGGACCTGGGCCTGCGCATGGGTTCGTATGGCCGCAAGTCGCCGCACAAGCTGAGCCTGGCCAAGCTCAAGCGCCATCCGCACGGCGTGGACCTGGGGCCCTTGCGGCAGACGCTGCCGCAACGCCTGCACGGCAAGTCCAGGCGCATCAACGCCGCGCCGGCGGCGGTGTTGGCCGACCTGGCGCGCTTCGAGCGTGACCTGATGTCGCAGGAGGCGTCGGCGCCGCGGCCGGGTGAGCTGTGGCTGATCGGCCGGCGCCATGTGCGCAGCAACAACTCCTGGATGCACAACTCCCAGCGCCTGGTGAAGGGCAAGCCGCGCCACCAGCTGTTCATGCACCCGCAGGACCTGGCTTCGCGCGGCCTGGCGGACGGCCAGACGGTGCGCATCAGCTCCCGCGTCGGCAGCGTCGACATCGAGGTGCAGGCCACCGAGGACATCATGCCCGGCGTGGTGTCGCTGCCGCATGGCTGGGGCCACGCGCGTGCCGGCGCCGGGGTGCGGATGCGCATCGCCCAGGCCCAGCCCGGGCAGAGTGCCAACGACCTTACCGACGACCGCGCGCTGGATGCGCTGTCCGGCAACGCGGCGCTCAACGGGGTGCCGGTCAGGGTCGAGGCCGCGGCGGCGCAGGCGGCCTGA